The Muricauda sp. SCSIO 65647 genome includes a region encoding these proteins:
- a CDS encoding type IX secretion system plug protein domain-containing protein, with protein MRFLIKQISFLLISISVLGQVQEEVNPPPHIKTVVFKGPTEDQFPIIRLGERITLEFDDLSASEQDYYYKIIHCDYDWTPSQLLKSQYLEGNDNQRIIDHQNSYNTLQPYSNYRLAIPNNEVRLKASGNYVLEIYNMFNELQFSRRFVVYQDLVKVGATVKRSRDFNYVNTKQVIQFTINTAGFQVINPKKEIKVGIIKNHYWPTAIYNIKPQFTIGNELVYRYDQETAFFGGNEFLNFDTKDLRAPSFAISRVEFKDLYHHYLFTNDYRYDQEYTFFPDINGDFVVRTLQGDDVAREAEYSEVHFSLPYNELLGLDDVYVVGRFNNFDFSEENKMSFNEESGNMELIYPIKQGFYNYKYVVKKENGEIDFNLVSGNFHFTENNYLILVYYRDFGELYDSIIGIGSTNSRDISN; from the coding sequence ATGCGGTTTTTGATTAAACAAATATCCTTTCTACTTATCTCTATTTCAGTGCTTGGCCAAGTACAGGAAGAGGTAAATCCGCCCCCGCATATCAAGACTGTGGTCTTCAAGGGACCGACCGAAGATCAATTTCCTATCATACGGTTGGGCGAGCGCATTACCTTAGAGTTTGATGATCTTTCTGCGAGTGAACAAGACTATTACTACAAGATTATTCATTGTGATTATGATTGGACCCCCTCCCAATTATTGAAATCACAGTATTTAGAAGGCAACGATAACCAGCGTATCATCGACCATCAAAACAGCTACAATACACTTCAACCCTATTCGAACTATCGCCTGGCCATACCCAACAACGAAGTTAGGCTCAAGGCCAGTGGCAACTACGTACTCGAGATCTATAACATGTTCAACGAACTTCAATTCTCGAGGCGATTCGTGGTCTATCAAGATTTGGTGAAAGTGGGCGCCACCGTGAAACGGTCAAGGGATTTCAACTACGTCAACACGAAACAAGTTATACAGTTTACCATAAATACTGCTGGCTTTCAGGTGATAAATCCCAAGAAAGAGATAAAAGTGGGCATTATAAAAAACCATTATTGGCCCACAGCCATTTACAATATAAAACCGCAGTTTACCATAGGCAATGAGCTTGTTTACCGATATGATCAAGAAACGGCTTTTTTCGGGGGCAATGAATTCTTGAACTTTGACACCAAAGATTTACGGGCTCCTTCGTTTGCCATCTCGAGGGTCGAGTTCAAAGACCTCTACCACCATTATCTCTTCACCAACGATTACCGTTATGATCAAGAATATACCTTTTTCCCAGACATCAACGGTGATTTTGTGGTCCGCACCCTTCAGGGAGATGATGTGGCACGTGAGGCCGAGTATTCAGAGGTGCATTTTAGCCTACCGTACAATGAACTACTTGGATTAGATGATGTTTATGTCGTGGGCAGGTTCAACAATTTTGACTTTAGTGAAGAGAACAAGATGTCGTTTAATGAAGAAAGTGGGAATATGGAGCTCATTTACCCCATTAAACAAGGTTTCTACAACTACAAGTATGTGGTCAAAAAAGAGAATGGCGAGATAGATTTCAATTTGGTCTCGGGCAATTTTCATTTTACGGAGAACAATTACCTCATTTTGGTGTATTACCGAGATTTCGGTGAGCTTTACGACAGTATCATCGGCATCGGCTCTACCAACTCTCGAGATATCAGCAATTGA
- a CDS encoding DUF3667 domain-containing protein, whose product MGKGKGLITKGRYELSYRGTKCLNCGHPLDVSDKYCPNCSQANSTKKLVLKDFFDEFFSSLVNYDSKLLKTLYALLVKPGTITKDYVRGKRVSYTNPFRFLLSLAFIYFLMFTYNNNFSRLDRFGKQLNDNIKQTGPFSFSMESGTFTNDNTALREEIDKALKQQDSLGQNTTMIKEQINNLDSLITTGQKKEIEQDSLILADPKAYFKTIGDSTDSNIFYEKMGYFSLLMRNDSIESFHDAQTKYGIENSASNRMAFNFSSSALRAIEKPGSFINTTISRLPFVVFFFLPAFAVFIWVVYIRKKYTYTDHLIFSFHNQSLLFILLILSLIVDAIFNTASAGLFLLVFAIYLYKAMRRFYGQGRFKTIVKYIFLNTVFAFLALLTIMLLFTGSVFTY is encoded by the coding sequence ATGGGCAAGGGCAAGGGCCTTATCACCAAAGGCAGATATGAGCTTTCGTATCGTGGCACCAAATGTTTGAACTGCGGTCATCCTTTGGATGTCAGTGACAAATACTGCCCCAACTGTTCGCAGGCCAACAGCACCAAAAAATTGGTGCTCAAAGATTTTTTCGACGAGTTTTTTTCCAGTCTCGTCAATTACGACTCAAAGCTGCTCAAAACGCTTTATGCGCTTTTGGTGAAACCCGGCACCATTACCAAAGATTACGTTAGGGGCAAAAGAGTTTCTTACACCAATCCGTTTCGGTTTTTATTGAGTTTGGCATTCATCTATTTTTTGATGTTTACCTACAACAACAACTTCTCGAGATTAGATAGGTTTGGCAAACAGCTCAACGACAACATCAAACAAACGGGGCCTTTTTCCTTTTCTATGGAATCTGGAACGTTCACCAATGACAATACCGCCCTCAGAGAGGAAATTGACAAAGCCTTGAAACAACAGGACTCCCTAGGCCAGAATACCACAATGATCAAAGAACAGATCAACAATCTGGATTCTTTGATCACCACGGGGCAAAAAAAGGAAATCGAACAAGATTCCTTAATCTTGGCCGACCCTAAGGCCTATTTCAAAACGATCGGTGATAGCACAGACTCAAATATATTCTATGAAAAGATGGGCTATTTCAGTTTGTTGATGCGAAACGACTCCATAGAAAGCTTTCATGATGCCCAAACCAAATATGGGATTGAAAATTCAGCTTCAAACAGAATGGCTTTCAATTTTTCAAGTAGTGCCCTACGAGCTATTGAAAAGCCAGGTTCATTCATAAACACCACCATTTCAAGGTTGCCGTTCGTCGTATTTTTCTTCTTACCAGCCTTCGCTGTTTTTATTTGGGTGGTGTACATCCGTAAAAAATACACCTATACCGATCATTTGATCTTTAGTTTTCACAACCAATCGTTATTATTTATCTTGCTCATCCTTAGCTTGATAGTAGATGCTATTTTCAATACGGCCAGTGCAGGATTGTTTTTGTTGGTTTTTGCCATTTACCTGTACAAGGCCATGCGAAGATTCTATGGACAAGGTAGGTTCAAAACGATTGTTAAATATATCTTTCTGAACACGGTTTTTGCATTTTTGGCCCTTTTGACCATTATGTTACTGTTTACAGGAAGTGTCTTTACCTATTGA
- the apaG gene encoding Co2+/Mg2+ efflux protein ApaG → MITQVTKGIKVSIHTSFEGTFFKNYKMHYAFGYTITIENQGKDVVQLTARHWDILDSLKEKETVDGEGVIGKKPVIQPGKSHTYSSGCLLASPIGAMRGFYNMVNFSSSEEFEVEIPTFKFAAPFAMN, encoded by the coding sequence ATGATTACGCAAGTCACCAAAGGAATAAAAGTCTCCATACATACTAGTTTTGAGGGCACTTTCTTCAAAAACTATAAGATGCACTATGCTTTTGGCTACACCATTACCATAGAAAACCAAGGTAAGGATGTGGTACAGTTGACCGCTAGGCATTGGGACATTCTTGATTCTTTAAAGGAAAAGGAGACTGTCGACGGTGAAGGCGTAATCGGCAAAAAACCGGTCATTCAACCTGGCAAATCGCATACCTATAGTTCTGGTTGCCTCTTGGCCTCGCCCATAGGGGCTATGCGCGGCTTTTACAACATGGTGAATTTTTCATCATCAGAGGAATTTGAGGTTGAAATTCCGACCTTCAAGTTTGCCGCTCCTTTTGCGATGAACTAA
- the pruA gene encoding L-glutamate gamma-semialdehyde dehydrogenase, protein MGKGFFQVPIAVNEPIKSYAPGTPEREGVLKQYRAYYNAQVEVPLYIGSEEITTGNTRPMTPPHEHQHIVGNYHTAEKKHIENAIANCLEARKKWADLTWEQRAAIFLKAADLIAGPYRAKINAATMMAQSKTIHQAEIDSACELIDFLRFNVAFMSQIYEEQPYSSEGTWNRVEYRPLEGFVYAITPFNFTAIAGNLPASAAMMGNVVVWKPSDSQVYSAKVIMDVFKDAGLPDGVINMVMGDPVMITETILASPDFSGLHFTGSTIVFKELWKQIGNNIHNYKTYPRIVGETGGKDFIIAHPTAKPKQVATAISRGAFEFQGQKCSAASRVYLPKSTANEILDLVKKDVESFNKPGSPEDMSNFITAVIHEGSFDKLAKYIDQAKADKNAEIVAGGGYDKSVGYFIEPTVILTTDPKYTTMCTELFGPVVTVYVYEDKDWSKTLELVDSTSEYALTGAVLSQDRYAIDEATKALQNCAGNFYINDKPTGAVVGQQPFGGARSSGTNDKAGSAQNLLRWVSPRLIKETFVSPEDYRYPFLG, encoded by the coding sequence ATGGGTAAAGGTTTTTTTCAAGTTCCTATAGCAGTCAATGAACCGATAAAGAGCTACGCTCCGGGCACTCCTGAACGAGAGGGCGTGCTTAAACAATACCGGGCATATTACAATGCACAAGTTGAAGTTCCACTCTATATAGGATCTGAAGAAATCACGACGGGCAATACCCGCCCTATGACGCCCCCCCATGAGCACCAGCATATTGTGGGCAACTACCATACTGCCGAGAAAAAACACATTGAAAATGCCATTGCCAATTGTTTGGAAGCCCGAAAAAAATGGGCCGATCTTACTTGGGAGCAGCGGGCGGCCATATTTTTGAAGGCTGCAGACTTAATTGCCGGTCCGTACCGGGCCAAGATAAATGCCGCCACCATGATGGCCCAGTCCAAGACCATTCATCAAGCTGAGATTGATTCTGCCTGTGAACTGATAGATTTTTTACGGTTCAATGTAGCTTTTATGAGCCAGATCTATGAAGAGCAGCCCTACTCTTCAGAGGGTACTTGGAACCGTGTCGAATACCGACCCTTGGAAGGATTTGTCTATGCCATCACCCCGTTCAATTTTACGGCCATTGCCGGGAATTTGCCCGCCAGTGCGGCCATGATGGGCAATGTAGTGGTATGGAAGCCCAGCGATAGCCAGGTCTATTCTGCAAAGGTAATCATGGATGTCTTCAAAGATGCAGGCCTGCCCGATGGTGTTATCAACATGGTCATGGGCGATCCCGTAATGATCACCGAGACCATTTTGGCAAGTCCTGATTTTTCTGGCTTGCACTTCACAGGTTCGACCATCGTGTTCAAAGAGCTTTGGAAGCAGATTGGCAACAATATCCACAACTACAAGACCTACCCCAGAATTGTGGGCGAAACAGGTGGAAAAGATTTCATCATTGCGCACCCTACGGCCAAACCCAAACAGGTGGCCACGGCCATATCAAGAGGTGCCTTTGAATTTCAGGGCCAGAAATGCAGCGCCGCCTCACGGGTCTACCTGCCCAAATCGACCGCTAATGAGATTTTAGATCTGGTCAAAAAAGATGTTGAAAGCTTTAACAAGCCCGGTTCACCTGAAGATATGTCTAACTTCATCACAGCTGTCATTCATGAAGGCTCATTTGACAAGCTTGCCAAATACATCGATCAGGCCAAAGCTGATAAAAATGCGGAAATCGTTGCTGGTGGAGGGTATGACAAATCGGTCGGCTATTTCATTGAACCCACGGTCATTTTAACCACAGACCCCAAATATACCACCATGTGCACCGAACTTTTCGGACCTGTGGTCACTGTGTATGTGTATGAAGACAAGGATTGGAGCAAAACTCTTGAACTGGTCGATAGCACTTCTGAATATGCCTTGACAGGTGCTGTACTCTCACAAGACCGTTACGCCATCGATGAGGCTACAAAAGCTTTGCAAAACTGTGCAGGAAACTTCTACATCAATGATAAGCCAACGGGTGCAGTGGTAGGGCAACAACCCTTTGGCGGGGCCCGTTCTTCAGGCACCAATGACAAAGCCGGTTCGGCCCAAAACCTATTGCGTTGGGTATCGCCTCGATTGATCAAAGAAACCTTTGTCAGCCCTGAAGACTATCGATATCCTTTTCTAGGGTAA
- a CDS encoding DinB family protein has protein sequence MKRVFLITFCLLSFVAFSQEDTTVQTTIQGMVAMMQGQVVQLAEAFGEEQYDWRPAEGVRSVRESILHIAVANYFLASKMGYPPPEGVDFMTMESSITGKDNVIAALKKSNEFVLSKISEEETSKLGEEVDFGFMKLNRLGGLLVVLEHNGEHKGQLIAYARSNGVVPPWSQPSEGSGEE, from the coding sequence ATGAAAAGAGTATTTCTGATTACATTCTGCTTGTTATCTTTTGTGGCCTTTTCACAAGAAGACACAACAGTACAAACGACCATTCAAGGTATGGTCGCAATGATGCAGGGCCAGGTCGTTCAGTTGGCTGAGGCTTTCGGCGAAGAACAATACGATTGGCGCCCTGCCGAAGGGGTGCGTTCGGTAAGGGAATCTATCTTGCACATTGCCGTCGCCAATTACTTTCTGGCTTCGAAAATGGGTTATCCCCCACCAGAAGGTGTTGATTTCATGACCATGGAGTCTAGCATAACCGGTAAAGACAATGTAATTGCCGCCCTAAAAAAATCCAACGAGTTTGTTTTAAGCAAGATCAGTGAAGAAGAGACGTCCAAATTGGGCGAGGAAGTCGATTTTGGTTTTATGAAACTCAACAGATTGGGAGGTCTACTCGTGGTTCTTGAGCATAACGGGGAACACAAGGGCCAATTGATCGCCTACGCCCGTTCAAACGGGGTCGTGCCCCCTTGGAGCCAACCAAGTGAAGGTTCAGGTGAAGAATAG
- the rsmG gene encoding 16S rRNA (guanine(527)-N(7))-methyltransferase RsmG — MKADLVFKYFSELTAIQREQILALEQLYQDWNQKINVVSRKDIDELYLRHVLHSLGIAKIQRFNEGGQVLDVGTGGGFPGIPLAILFPNTEFILVDAIGKKIKVVQEVVDGLQLKNVTAHHKRVEDLPGQFDFIVSRAVAAMPTFVHWTKGKIKKDSAHERKNGILYLKGGDLTEELKNYKNAQQFELGEFFNEPFFETKKVVYLPQKFKP, encoded by the coding sequence ATGAAGGCAGATTTAGTTTTCAAGTATTTTTCAGAGTTAACGGCGATTCAAAGAGAACAGATTCTTGCGCTAGAACAGCTATACCAAGATTGGAACCAAAAAATAAATGTGGTTTCAAGAAAAGATATCGACGAACTCTACTTACGTCATGTGCTGCACTCTTTGGGCATCGCCAAAATACAACGGTTCAATGAGGGTGGTCAGGTATTGGATGTGGGTACGGGAGGCGGTTTTCCCGGTATTCCGTTGGCTATTTTGTTCCCGAACACCGAATTTATCTTGGTCGATGCCATTGGCAAAAAAATAAAGGTGGTTCAAGAAGTGGTCGATGGGCTGCAATTGAAAAATGTCACGGCCCATCACAAAAGGGTGGAAGATTTACCCGGTCAATTCGATTTTATCGTAAGCCGTGCGGTGGCCGCCATGCCCACTTTTGTGCATTGGACCAAGGGAAAAATCAAAAAAGACTCGGCCCATGAACGAAAAAATGGCATTTTATATTTAAAAGGGGGAGACTTGACCGAGGAATTGAAAAATTACAAAAACGCCCAACAATTTGAATTGGGCGAATTTTTCAATGAGCCTTTTTTCGAGACGAAGAAGGTAGTCTATCTGCCCCAGAAATTTAAGCCATGA
- a CDS encoding acyl-CoA desaturase, translating to MQNKTIRFSRKDSAQFFKTLNRRVNQYFKEQNIKKTGNWKLHLKTIIMFSCYLTPYFLLLSLDLPTWAQLLLTILMGVGMAGVGMNVMHDANHGSYSTKKWVNKLMGGSMYLLAGNVYNWQVQHNVLHHTYTNIHEHDEDMEAGRIIRFSKHAEWKKHHKFQHWYSIFLYGLLTFNWAITTDFKQMYRYTKRKLSFGKFPNPVLNWSTLAITKALYFTVWIVLPILFFDIPWWHILIGFFIMHYVAGLILSIVFQLAHIVDEAETPLPDESGGMKNTWAIHQLLTTVNFGTKNKIVNWFTGGLNHQVEHHIFPHISHIHYTNISKIVKQTAKEFNLPYNEYKTTRKAIISHFKHLKELGKKPVLQY from the coding sequence ATGCAGAACAAAACGATACGCTTCTCGAGAAAAGATTCAGCACAATTTTTTAAGACCCTGAACCGACGGGTAAATCAATATTTCAAGGAACAAAACATCAAAAAGACGGGCAATTGGAAACTGCATCTGAAAACCATTATTATGTTCAGTTGCTATCTGACCCCATATTTTTTATTGTTATCCCTAGACCTTCCAACATGGGCGCAATTGTTATTGACCATTTTGATGGGCGTCGGCATGGCCGGGGTGGGCATGAACGTGATGCACGATGCAAACCACGGCTCATATTCCACTAAAAAATGGGTCAATAAACTGATGGGGGGCAGTATGTACCTTTTGGCCGGTAATGTCTATAACTGGCAGGTGCAACATAATGTATTGCACCATACCTACACCAATATTCACGAGCATGATGAAGATATGGAAGCAGGCCGTATAATCCGCTTCTCTAAACATGCAGAGTGGAAAAAACATCATAAGTTTCAACACTGGTACTCTATCTTTCTATATGGGCTCTTGACCTTCAATTGGGCGATTACCACAGATTTTAAACAAATGTACCGCTACACAAAGCGCAAGCTTTCGTTCGGAAAATTTCCCAACCCAGTTCTCAATTGGAGTACATTGGCCATCACAAAAGCATTGTATTTTACCGTATGGATCGTGCTGCCGATATTATTCTTTGACATACCCTGGTGGCACATATTGATAGGCTTCTTTATCATGCACTATGTAGCAGGGCTCATTCTCAGCATCGTCTTTCAATTGGCCCATATTGTCGATGAGGCAGAAACTCCGTTGCCCGATGAGTCAGGGGGCATGAAAAATACGTGGGCCATTCACCAATTGTTGACAACCGTCAATTTTGGCACAAAAAACAAAATTGTGAATTGGTTCACCGGTGGACTCAACCACCAGGTCGAACATCACATCTTTCCACATATTAGCCATATACACTACACAAATATTTCCAAAATTGTGAAACAAACGGCGAAGGAGTTCAATTTGCCCTACAACGAGTACAAAACTACCAGAAAAGCCATAATTTCGCACTTCAAGCATTTAAAGGAATTGGGCAAGAAGCCTGTTTTGCAATACTGA
- a CDS encoding pyridoxal phosphate-dependent aminotransferase, translating into MSNQLSERVQKMSTSATLAMAAKARELRNEGKDIIGLSLGEPDFNIPDFVKEAAKQAIDDNYSSYTPVDGYAELKLAISKKFKRDNDLDYGVKQIVVSTGAKQSLFNVAMVVLDAGDEVILPAPYWVSYSDIVKLTEAVPVEVPTSIETDFKMTPEQLEAAITPKTKMLWFSSPCNPSGSVYGKKELEALVEVLKKYPQIIVVSDEIYEHINFKGSGHVSIAGIDGMYDRTVTVNGVSKAFAMTGWRIGYIGAPEWIAKGCTKLQGQVTSGANAIAQRATIAALEASKSRIQYMIDKFHQRRDLVLGLLDHIDGFNVNVPEGAFYVFPDVSAFFGKTLNGTKISNASDFALYLLEHANVATVTGEAFGNPNCIRISYAASEAELKEAISRIAKVV; encoded by the coding sequence ATGAGCAACCAACTGTCTGAAAGGGTACAGAAAATGTCCACTTCGGCCACACTGGCCATGGCCGCCAAGGCCAGGGAACTTCGAAATGAAGGCAAAGATATTATTGGGCTTAGCCTTGGCGAGCCCGATTTCAACATCCCTGATTTTGTCAAAGAAGCCGCCAAGCAAGCGATTGACGACAATTATAGCAGCTACACCCCGGTCGATGGCTATGCCGAACTGAAACTGGCCATTTCAAAAAAATTCAAACGCGATAACGACCTCGACTATGGTGTAAAGCAAATTGTGGTCTCGACCGGTGCCAAACAATCGCTCTTCAATGTGGCAATGGTGGTTTTAGATGCTGGAGACGAGGTCATTCTACCTGCACCCTACTGGGTCAGCTACAGCGATATTGTAAAATTGACCGAGGCCGTACCTGTCGAAGTGCCGACCAGTATCGAGACCGATTTTAAGATGACCCCTGAACAATTGGAGGCTGCCATCACCCCCAAGACCAAGATGCTTTGGTTCAGCTCACCCTGCAACCCAAGTGGATCGGTCTATGGAAAGAAAGAGTTGGAAGCATTGGTCGAAGTATTGAAAAAATATCCACAGATCATTGTCGTTTCAGACGAAATATACGAGCACATCAATTTTAAGGGCAGTGGCCACGTGAGTATAGCGGGCATCGATGGCATGTACGATAGAACAGTGACCGTAAACGGTGTCTCAAAAGCTTTTGCCATGACAGGTTGGCGTATCGGTTACATCGGTGCACCTGAATGGATCGCAAAAGGCTGCACCAAACTACAGGGCCAGGTCACCAGTGGGGCCAATGCCATTGCCCAGCGTGCCACGATTGCAGCTTTGGAGGCTTCTAAAAGCAGGATCCAATACATGATCGACAAGTTTCACCAACGTCGCGATTTGGTGCTCGGTTTATTGGATCATATCGATGGCTTCAATGTCAATGTGCCCGAGGGTGCTTTTTATGTGTTTCCCGATGTTTCGGCTTTCTTCGGAAAGACCTTGAACGGCACCAAAATCAGCAATGCCTCAGATTTCGCCCTTTATTTGTTAGAGCATGCCAATGTGGCCACCGTTACCGGGGAAGCGTTCGGCAACCCGAACTGCATTAGAATTTCGTACGCCGCGTCTGAAGCCGAATTGAAGGAAGCGATTTCGAGGATAGCCAAAGTGGTTTGA
- a CDS encoding TrkH family potassium uptake protein has product MGLNLRIIVHIMGLLLLCNGSFMLLAALVSGIYQDGATLDITLAALVTLFVGVMAMFYTRGHKKEVKRKEGYIIVTFGWIIMSLSGVLPYLFSGAIPTLTNAFFETLSGYTTTGASILNDIESLPEGILFWRSLTHWIGGMGIIVLAIAILPLLGIGGMQLFAAEAPGPGGDKLHPRITDTAKRLWLIYVGYTIAETLLLKLAGMTFFDAINHSLSTLSTGGFSTKNLSVAYWNDQPLIQYIIIVFMFLAGTNFVISYFAFTGKVQRIIKDEEFKFYALFLLVFTIIAALVVYFQADVPVSDYHPKVLGDFESAVRHGLFQVLAIVTTTGFVTADFTNWTPFLTVFFFGLMFLGGSAGSTSGGIKVMRHILIIKNGILEFKRTLHTNAIIPVRYNNKSVSEHIVYNIIAFFVLYMLLFIIGALVLGYLGLDFESAIGGAASSLGNVGPALGDLNPVVNFSSLPAFGKWWCAFLMLLGRLELFTVLIVLTPVFWKRT; this is encoded by the coding sequence ATGGGGCTCAACCTTAGGATTATCGTTCATATCATGGGCCTTTTGCTATTGTGCAATGGCTCTTTTATGCTTTTGGCCGCATTGGTGAGCGGTATATACCAAGACGGTGCAACATTGGATATTACCTTGGCGGCCTTAGTGACATTGTTTGTCGGGGTGATGGCCATGTTCTACACAAGGGGGCATAAAAAGGAGGTGAAACGCAAAGAGGGCTATATCATTGTCACTTTTGGATGGATTATCATGTCGTTATCAGGTGTGCTGCCCTATCTTTTTTCAGGGGCCATACCTACCTTGACAAATGCCTTTTTCGAGACCTTGTCGGGCTATACGACCACGGGAGCATCGATATTGAACGACATAGAATCCCTTCCTGAAGGAATCCTTTTTTGGCGCAGCCTGACCCATTGGATAGGTGGAATGGGGATCATCGTGCTTGCCATTGCCATTTTACCACTATTGGGTATTGGGGGTATGCAGCTTTTCGCTGCAGAGGCCCCTGGGCCGGGAGGCGATAAGCTGCATCCCCGTATTACCGATACGGCCAAACGTTTGTGGTTGATCTATGTGGGCTATACCATAGCTGAAACGCTTCTGTTGAAATTGGCGGGCATGACTTTTTTTGATGCCATCAACCATTCGCTCTCTACCTTATCTACTGGAGGCTTTTCTACCAAGAACCTTAGTGTAGCTTACTGGAACGACCAGCCCTTGATACAGTACATCATCATTGTATTCATGTTTTTGGCGGGCACCAACTTTGTCATCAGTTACTTTGCCTTTACAGGCAAGGTACAGCGTATCATAAAAGATGAGGAGTTTAAATTTTATGCGCTCTTCCTTTTGGTGTTTACCATTATAGCGGCTCTTGTCGTTTACTTTCAGGCCGATGTTCCGGTATCAGATTACCACCCAAAGGTGTTGGGTGATTTTGAAAGCGCTGTGCGCCACGGTCTTTTTCAGGTTTTGGCCATTGTGACCACAACAGGTTTTGTAACGGCAGATTTCACGAATTGGACGCCTTTTCTCACTGTCTTTTTCTTCGGATTGATGTTCTTGGGAGGGTCGGCAGGCTCGACCTCTGGGGGCATTAAGGTCATGCGGCATATACTCATCATCAAAAACGGAATTCTAGAGTTTAAGCGCACCTTGCACACCAATGCCATCATACCTGTACGCTATAATAACAAGTCGGTTTCAGAGCACATTGTATATAACATCATCGCTTTTTTCGTACTCTATATGCTCTTGTTCATCATCGGGGCACTGGTTCTAGGCTATTTAGGACTCGATTTTGAATCGGCCATAGGGGGTGCCGCTTCTTCTTTGGGCAATGTGGGTCCGGCATTGGGTGATCTGAACCCTGTGGTGAATTTTAGCAGTTTGCCCGCTTTTGGCAAGTGGTGGTGCGCCTTTTTGATGCTCTTGGGGCGTCTTGAACTGTTTACCGTATTGATTGTCTTGACCCCTGTTTTCTGGAAACGTACGTAA